From the genome of Oryza glaberrima chromosome 1, OglaRS2, whole genome shotgun sequence:
gctttgcattgggagagaatagtgtcttcataatagatgaagaataaatatgattggtagagaagagagatgatgtatttattaatggtccACTTTAAGAAACTATGGGTTGTAGAGTacagtttctattgtgatgtcttattaaCATGGCATCATAGACACTGCTTATGCACACTATGGACTGCCATACGTACTAACCTTAACTTCGTCCTGAAGCACCTGCCGGCCGCCTCATTGATCTCACTGATGGagtagtagattaattaaaaaatcaatggtaTGATTCTCTCTCTAGCTTTTGGTTGAGCTGATGGCGCGGTGATCTGAGCCAGGCGCTATCTCAGCGCGGTTCAGCAACGCGTCGCCTGGTCCTGCTGCTGCTAGGGAGCGAGACTACCTGGAAGCATCATCGAATCGAATCGTCTAGATCCTCGCGATAGATAGATTTGCTGTAGCTAGCATGGCATTCCATCTCCTCGTGCTCGCCACGTGGCTCCTCTCCGTACGTATCGGTCGCCGGTAAAGCTttgcctcccctcccgtcgTCGCCGGTAAAGCTGCTGCTACGTATACTCCTCCCGACCGCCGTATCTATCTCACAAATTAACTATGCAAATCTGCAGTAATATTAATACTGGTACTAGTACGTCACCCATGGTTGGTTTGATCGTCGTCTCTAGCTCCGTCCACTAGTGGACTGGTCACAGTCACAGTCACAGTATAGCTGCAGCTGGTCGCCGTGCCCTGCTCTGCTCACTTTTGCATCTCAGGGAGGTGGTTTGGGCGACAACCCATGGTTTAGTGGTTACGGTGATAACCTTCCGTGATTTATAAAACTGAAAAAGATTACTGTACGTAATAACCATGATAAAACCTTGCACCGGACCATGAACCCGGATGGTAAAAGTGGATCagagttgtttaaaaaatcatactacttccattacatattataatattttttccttGCTAAACATTTTTACAGTTTAGTTAAGTGTATACAAATAGTAGCATCTAAAAcactagcattgaatatatttcaacaatatatttgttttgaggacacacaaataaaattttctataacTTGGAAAGTTAactagtaaaaaaacaaaatgatttataatatgaaatggagggagtaacttttattggaaacatataatataatttataaacaaaaattttatatattcatTCTTAGCGATTTAGAGGATAATGCTAAAAAACTACTCCTTCGGTCtttaaatataagagattttagttggatgtgacttatcctagtacaacgaaccTGGACAGGCtttatgttcagattcattgtactagaatgtgtcacatccaaccaaaatcacttatatttagagacggaaggagtacgataaaaagaaaataatcaaaattagtttttataAATGAAATTTTGACGACAGGTTACAAGGTTTGTACAAACGTTAAGGCCTAAATTTGGACCATGTTTTTATATGTTTTGATCAAAATTTACTGTTCTGGATTTGAATTTGTccagaaaagaaaatctctccTTGAAATCGATCGATTCCAAGCCGTGTGTCTCGAAAATCCGCAGAAACTGATCTTTTTCGTCAGCCATATATATGCGTATGCACGGATCGCTGGTTTTTTTATGTACTTAATAGTACAGTGATAAAAGATGTGTGGTTTTAACTTTTAGATTCCATACTCAATTTTCAACAtactcataatttttttaaaaaaaaatattttgagagaCGTCTCTCCCTTcagatcattattttttttttctttttggtcgCTGGCTTTTCATCTCAGCCTAACCCTGGATCGCTTTGCTTATCGTCAAAAGGCAGAGACCGCACGTCCGCACCGGTCTACCTTTCGTCTCCGCACGCATATGCGTACATACATGCATCCGAATTTTACGATCCAATCAATCAACCTAGACGACACACCATGCATGACACGCGTCATGACGGccacggccggccggcccacgAGCAGATCGCACAAGTCCCTACGATTTCAGTTCATTCATCTGCGTCCCTCTGCAATAATGCAACGCACCATCGttgagtacgtacgtacatgcatTTTGCCCTAGTTCACTCACCTTGAAATTCGCATATAGCTAGCTTTATTTATGTAGGGGAGTAAGCTTTACAAAAGCTCTAAATAGTGTGAGGCACTTTATGTCGAGTTGCAAATTTGCGATGTTGGGACCAGCCGAAAGGGGGTTTAAAATTTGCTACCGTTTTGCTTCAAATTTACTTGATGTACTAGATTGTCGGATCATGAAGGACCAAGTACTCGCTTGTCTCCTCCTTTTCTACCTTGTTGAGTATATGCTCGTATTTAGCAGTCAACTTATCTAACGATTGCGAATTGTAAATGCACCGTCCTATAGCTTTTTATTTTGTCTAGGCAATGCAAGAGAAATTTTACTCAACCGTCCTCTAAGTAGTTACTTGTCTTGTAAGCGTAGAAATAGTGaattaaatcttttttttccagaaacaACAGTGAAAACTTGAAGTACCACCTTAAATCTAGAGGTGAGGATGGTGCCGTATTTTATCAGTTTTTACAGACCGAACCATTTTattactaacaaaaaaaagaagtaaatagaaatgattttttttgttctgtatTCTCAAGGAAAGTACATTTTTGCAATACGGTAAGATAAACTTCAGTACTTAAGTCAAATAATTAATTCTCAGAttatgctgcatgcatgcaggtcGACGAGCTAGCAAACCTGCATATGGCGAGGAGTTCGATCAGCTCCGGAATCCATGACTAACCGTGACAGCTGCTGCTTCTGGCGATATGCCGGTGACcgagcagtagcagtagcaacagcagatggtggtggtggcggcggtgtacTGCTTCagcaaaggcggcggcgaccgagaatgttgatgctgccggcggcagcggcggcgatgacggtgaCCAGTTGCCGTCGATGGCGACTGCGCTGCTCGGCATTTTTGCAATACGTCGCTCTCTTCGTTcaaaaatataagtgattttaacTTAGTAATGTGATtctaaatatgttttttatttaattttatagtaTTATAATGTGTCATATATAaccaaaatcatttatattttaaaacaaatagaATACGAAACTTCAGTATTTAAATCTAATCATTAATTGTCAAGACATTGAGCACATCATCCTCCCTCGTTGCTGCACATACAATTgagatattttattttcttcaacTCTAAACTACAATTTTCTCACATTCCGTTAGCACACTATACAAATTGTTAAATAGtattatgtttttttcaaaaactgtttatatataaatttctttaaataaattcatctttaaagtttattataattaattatatgctaatgtcTTATCTCACTTTACGTGTCGTTGAAAAGCTAAACCAAATTGTGCTGATTTGAATTAAGCCTGAGTCACTCGTATATGAGTAGTCCTCTTTGTTACGGTCTCACATGCGAATGATTTAGCTTTCTTATACTATACTCTTTTCgtaacaaaatataataacctaCTACTGGAACAGAAAATCTGTTTAGATTCTTAATACTAATAAGATAAATCTTATCCGACACGGAAAGAGATCCTCTTACCTACTTGTTGTGCAGTTGAATTACTGATATATAAACCACAACAAAGTAGGATTAATTCACATATCAGTGACAACTACACAGTTAGGTCAAAGGATCTGCTTCCATCCGGCACTAGGTTGGGAGTATTACCATACAAGCTTCCCTTGCTGCCTGCTGCTGGCCACTCCCTGTGTCCACTGTCCACAGATACAAACTCCATTCGTAATTTCGTACGGCCGGTCGGGTTACATCTAGTGCAGGCACGAACACGTACAGACTCCCCTGATTTTTGGATCTATTTAAGCCGAGCTGAGTGAACCAATTGGCCACCACCCACCACGGCTCCAAAACCGCTGCTTTCCTCTAGGTGATCTTGCTCAAATTAATCCCTGGTTAGTCTTTCTCTACCTTGTTAATTTGCATCCACATTATTAATGATACTAAGCACGCTGTTTCATCCTTAATCAGCACAAGCACGTAAGCTGCGCGTACGGTCATTCGGATTAGCAAGTTGCTGATGATAATTAGTCCTTGTTAATTTGGCACTCATTATGCTACATGCAGATCGACGAGCTAAGCAACACCTGCATGGCGAGGAGTTCATCAGCTCCCGAATCCATGGAGGCGGATCACCAGCTGACAGCGACAGTGACAGCTGCTGCTTCCGGCGACATGCCGGTgaccgagcagcagcagcagcaacagatggtggcggtggcggcgccgccggcgaccgagAATGCTgatgctgccggcggcggtggcggcggtggcggcggcggcggcggcgataatggcgaccacttgccgccgacggcgacatCGTTGCTGGGCGGGGCGAGGAGGACGGGGCTGCATCTGTTCGTGCTGAACGCGAGGAGCGCGCTGAGGCTGGACGAGCTCGGCGCGGAGGTGCTGCGCATCGCCGTGCCGGCGTCGCTGGCGCTGACGGCCGACCCGCTGGCGTCGCTGATCGACACGGCGTTCATCGGCCGGATCGGGTCCGTGGAGATCGCCGCCGTGGGCGTCGCCATCGCGGTGTTCAACCAGGTCATGAAGGTGTGCATCTACCCGCTCGTCAGCGTCACCACCTCCTtcgtcgccgaggaggacgcCATCCTCAGCAAgggcgccgccggagacgacgacgacgacgacgacggccacgACGCCAAAGGCCACGGTGccagtgccgccgccgtcgcggatctggagaagcagcaggtggtgggtGTGGATTCAGCTGAAACCAATGGCGCCGAGgtctcgacggcggcggtgcgcacTACTGACGACaagaaggccgccgccgccggcgtcggcgtcggcaaaTGCAGGAGGAGATTCGTGCCGTCCGTGACGTCAGCGCTGATCGTAGGCGCGTTCCTCGGTCTGCTCCAGGCCGTATTCCTCGTTGCCGCCGGCAAGCCGCTGCTGCGCATCATGGGCGTCAAGCCggtcagtatatatatatatactcatttCTGCTCGTTTtcagatttcttttttttttatgatgttttaaataaaatccgGCCTCTACATTTCGAAGGATATACATAGCCACAATATTACATCACCAAACAATCGCGATTACAAATAAGTTCAAAAGCAAACACCACCATAGAAGACAAATAGACGACAAACACATCTAGAACAAGCCTCACAACAAAAGATTTCAATTAACAATTCAATACTTGGAATTCAATATTCTCCAACTCTATCTAGATTTTGAGTAGAATTTCATAATGGTAACTTTCAATTTTTGGTACCCAATCTTCACAGCTTTCTCATCACCCTCTTTAAGATGCAAAGGCCACTGGTGAATCCAGTGCGTCCCCCGAAAAtaacttgcattttttttcagttttctaCAGGAAAAAAATGGTTATTCTTTTACTTTTGATTATTCGTTATTGCTGTATTAGCATCCGGTGTTTGAATTACTGTGTCGATTAATGACAGGGTTCACCAATGATGATCCCTGCACTGCGATACCTGGTAGTGAGATCTCTGGGTGCTCCGGCCGTGCTGCTGTCTCTGGCAATGCAAGGTGTTTTCAGAGGATTCAAGGACACCAAGACACCCTTATATGCAACTGGTAAGTATAAAACATCCTACTCGTATTTATTAGCTACCACTAACAATGAAATTAATGACTGATTTATCATTACGTTTTCTACAGTGACCGGCGACCTAGCGAACATCGCACTGGATCCGATCCTGATATTCACCTGCCGTTTTGGTGTGGTCGGTGCAGCCATTGCCCATGTCATTTCTCAGTAAGGATCGATCACTCTTGTCACTTGTCAGACCGTTATATCCACTAATGTTAACACTAATTTCCCCAAAATTAACCGCGTGATATGTCCTAATATTTCAGGTACCTGATCACGCTGATAATGCTGTGCAAGCTCGTGAGGAAGGTCGATGTCATCCCGTCCAGTCTAAAATCACTCAAGTTTCGTCGTTTCCTCGGATGCGGTAAGCAGAAAAATGGCACGGCATTTTTGGACAGTGAAGTGCAGTgtctgttttttccttttttttttttcccttccgaGTAGATCAGTAGAAGAAGTAAAGGTGAATAGATTTGTTTGGGTCCAACAAAAATTATCTCGCGGTATCGCTACAACGGTACCTTACGGTACTCAATCGTTTTGGAGTATCCAACAATCGAAAACGATTTGATACCATGAGGTACCGGTATctcgagatatttttttttttggatcagAGCAAATCTCAGAGGTGAGGAAGCTGGTGGTGATTGATCTGAATATGTGATGCTGCAGGGTTTCTGCTGCTGGCGAGGGTGGTGGCCGTGACGTTCTGCGTGACGCTGGCGGCGTCGCTCGCGGCGCGCCACGGcgcgacggccatggcggcgttcCAGATCTGCGCCCAAGTCTGGCTCGCCTCATcgctcctcgccgacggcctCGCTGTCGCCGGCCaggtgagctagctagctagctacctagctTAGCTACATTCCGATGATATGCATGGCTGCTTGATTAATTTGGCTTAAATTGATCGATCAATCTCAGGCCTTGCTTGCCAGCGCGTTTGCAAAGAAGGATCACTACAAGGTGGCGGTGACCACCGCCCGCGTGTTGCAGCTTGCTGTCGTCCTCGGCGTTGGGCTGACGGCCTTCCTCGCTGCCGGCATGTGGTTCGGCGCCGGCGTTTTTACCAGCGACGCCGTCGTCATCAGCACCATCCACAGAGGCGTTCCGGTGAGATGTTCATCATAAGCAGGAACAGATTAATCTTCAGAGATTAAGTAAAAAATTGTCTCATGAAGATATATGACGATTGTCTCTAAATCGATCAGTTCGTCGCCGGCACGCAGACGATAAACACGCTGGCCTTCGTCTTCGACGGCGTCAACTTCGGCGCCTCCGACTACGCCTTCGCTGCATACTCCATGGCACGAACACATTAACCTTTGCCTTAATTAAACTTTTCGAATCGATTAAAccttaaaaagttaaaatggaCACCATGTAACTGACAATGCGGCGATGCATCGATTCAATTGCAGGTCGGCGTAGCGGCGGTGACGATCCCGTGCTTGGTTCTTCTCTCGTCGCACGGCGGGTTCGTCGGGATCTGGATCGCCTTGGCCATCTACATGAGCGTCAGAGCATTTGCTAGCACCTGGAGGTAATTGATTAACACTCTAAGATGTGCATTCTTGTGCAAACTGTGTTCGTGATTTTGCAGTCTGAATAAAATCAGcctgaattttaaattttgttctcGATAATTTGGAAGCAATTTTAAGTTTAACTGCAGCATGACTGATCTAATTACTGAATGTTTTATGAATTTCTGCAGGATGGGAGCAGCCAGGGGGCCGTGGAAGTTTCTTCGCAAATGAGCACATGATCAGTATCTAGCAtagcagtattttttttttttttgcatactGCTAGTGTATACACGTACGTATACGGGAGTAGTAGTATACATAAAACCACATACGTGTTGTACGTAGTATGTGTCAATGTGTGTCCACTGGAACGAGATTCTCTGCATTActgtggctgacatgtgggctctaTTTGCTTAAGGGTCCGTATTGCAGAAGAGTTGAGGCCATGCCCAGCTGCccactactacctccgtcccataataagttAACTTAGTactagtttaatttattttgggatgaaaggaatagctcttttttttgtgttttaatAAGCACAACACATATAATAGTATGATACAATATGACGTCACAGCAAATTGGCATTTAGATTTGTCATTTGAGAGAGTAGTCTTCATGTACTACCACTATTTGTTGGCTGTGTAGGCGAGATCCGGCCATTGCTGTATTCAGTCACTCACAGTGTCGCAGTTTGtaccatatatatatcacaGATTATTCACAGCATTCTCCTGTTTATTTTCTATGCTTTCCGCTATAAATACTTGATAGACATTTATGGATCattctcctttttctctctctgatGAATGGTCTCTTTAATTTTATTGCTGATGCTGATTAATCTCTCATGACTGACAGTTATGAGAGGCAAAACGAATAACAGTTAAAatcgctatatatatatttatatatctcCGAGATTACGAAGAAGAACAAGAGATTACAAACACAAGAACACTGAATGATtcgatgaaagaaaaaaaagcctgCATGCATGGCATGCAACTGCAACAAATAGAGattaacaaaaaataattaaaaacacaCGAACAAAATTAATCAGGAAGATCAACACGAAGCCGGACTAAGAATCATCAGTTTGATGCGGCCGCGTGTGAAGGATCAACCAGCCGGGGTTGGTGGTATCAGACGGTCACGCGCTGTTCATGCTGAAGCTGTTCTGCCTGTTCGCGCGCACGcccacgccggcgccgacgttGGCGCCGACGTTGGCACCGACGTTGGCGCCGATGCCCGCACCAGCGCCAGCTCCAGCGCCAGCGCCGACGCCAGCGCCGACGTTGGCACCGACGTTGGCACCGACGCCGGCGCGAGCGCCGACTCCCGCACCAGcgccagcaccagcaccagcaccagcgccgacgccggcgccgacgttGGCACCGACGTTAGCTCCGATGCCAGCGCGAGCTCCAGCGCCGACTCCCGcaccagcgccagcgccagcaccagcaccagcgccGACGTTCGCACCGACGTTAGCACCGATGCCGGCGCGAGCGCCAGCGCCGACTCCTGCGCCAGCGCCGACGCCCGTACCAGCGCCAGCACCGACGTTAGCACCGATGCCAACGCGAGCTccagcgccgacgccggcgccgacaccAGCACCAGCGCCAGCGCCGACCTTCGCACCAACGCCAGCACCGACCTTCGCACCGACGCCAGCACCAGCGCCAACGCCGACGCCAGCACCGACCTTCGCACCGACGCCAGCACCAGCGCCAACGCCGACGCCAGCACCGACCTTCGCACCGACGCCAGCACCGACGTTCGCACCAACGCCAGCGCGTGCTCCAACGCCGGCGCCAGCACCGACCTTCGCACCGACGCCAGCACCGACCTTCGCACCTACGCCAGCGCCGACGCCAGCACCGACGCCGGCGCGAGCGCCAACGCCGACGTTAGCTCCGATGCCAGCGCCgacgccagcgccagcgccagcaCCAGCGCCAGCGcgagcaccggcgccgccgttcAGGCTGAAGCTGGCCTGGCGGGTGACGCCGACGTTGGCCTCGATGGCCGCCGCGTGGTGGccgagcagcagaagcagcgcCAGCACCGCCATGCCCAGCACCGTCGCCCGCACCTCGCcggacctcgccgccatcgccgctgcttcCTTCTTCGACGGATTGGCTCGTTTATTGAGCTTGGATTATTACTGCAATCTTGATGGGTGGAGACTTGGAGATCGATGGATGCTTCGTGTTCTTgggagctccttttatagcttgaGAGGAGGGGTGAGAGGAGTGGATAGGAGAGGATTAAGGGGAGGCGCTTTGttttgtggtggtggtgcttaAGAGTAGGCGAATGGTGAGACATTGTCAATTTTGGAAGGTCAAGTTCGGAATTCtcgcatatgcatgcatgcaatggaCTGAGTTACTGCCCTTTTTTTCAGTTCATATTCTTTCTGCAGATAGAGCAATCTAATTGGTATTTTCTGAACTTTATAGGGAGCAGCTCTGCATCTGTACTGTCAGGAAGGTGCCAAGACATTATTCCCTGAAGTTATAACGGGGGATATTTCTGTATATTGTTTTAGTAGCTTTCCATTTTACAATGATCAATGGCATAAGAGAAAGAGAAATTTTACCGTCGTTGAGATGTACTAAAATTTGCACTAAATTTCCGTACCTTCTATTACCGGAGGTACTAAATTTCAACCCCATGGTCCTGGAGTGCAATTCTTAAAATGCTGACactttcttttaaattattccATCAAGTTCCTCCTTGgtttcctctcaaaaaaaaaaagtgcctcCTTGGTTGTTACTGTTGTTCCCCCTTGACATATAAATCTGAATAAGTGAAACAtccacttttttaaaaaaaataaatgcatattTATTATTTAACATGGGAGACTATGTCACT
Proteins encoded in this window:
- the LOC127760491 gene encoding protein DETOXIFICATION 42-like isoform X2; protein product: MARSSSAPESMEADHQLTATVTAAASGDMPVTEQQQQQQMVAVAAPPATENADAAGGGGGGGGGGGGDNGDHLPPTATSLLGGARRTGLHLFVLNARSALRLDELGAEVLRIAVPASLALTADPLASLIDTAFIGRIGSVEIAAVGVAIAVFNQVMKVCIYPLVSVTTSFVAEEDAILSKGAAGDDDDDDDGHDAKGHGASAAAVADLEKQQVVGVDSAETNGAEVSTAAVRTTDDKKAAAAGVGVGKCRRRFVPSVTSALIVGAFLGLLQAVFLVAAGKPLLRIMGVKPGSPMMIPALRYLVVRSLGAPAVLLSLAMQGVFRGFKDTKTPLYATVTGDLANIALDPILIFTCRFGVVGAAIAHVISQYLITLIMLCKLVRKVDVIPSSLKSLKFRRFLGCGFLLLARVVAVTFCVTLAASLAARHGATAMAAFQICAQVWLASSLLADGLAVAGQALLASAFAKKDHYKVAVTTARVLQLAVVLGVGLTAFLAAGMWFGAGVFTSDAVVISTIHRGVPFVAGTQTINTLAFVFDGVNFGASDYAFAAYSMVGVAAVTIPCLVLLSSHGGFVGIWIALAIYMSVRAFASTWRMGAARGPWKFLRK
- the LOC127759859 gene encoding uncharacterized protein LOC127759859, whose translation is MRPRVKDQPAGVGGIRRSRAVHAEAVLPVRAHAHAGADVGADVGTDVGADARTSASSSASADASADVGTDVGTDAGASADSRTSASTSTSTSADAGADVGTDVSSDASASSSADSRTSASASTSTSADVRTDVSTDAGASASADSCASADARTSASTDVSTDANASSSADAGADTSTSASADLRTNASTDLRTDASTSANADASTDLRTDASTSANADASTDLRTDASTDVRTNASACSNAGASTDLRTDASTDLRTYASADASTDAGASANADVSSDASADASASASTSASASTGAAVQAEAGLAGDADVGLDGRRVVAEQQKQRQHRHAQHRRPHLAGPRRHRRCFLLRRIGSFIELGLLLQS
- the LOC127760491 gene encoding protein DETOXIFICATION 42-like isoform X1; amino-acid sequence: MQIDELSNTCMARSSSAPESMEADHQLTATVTAAASGDMPVTEQQQQQQMVAVAAPPATENADAAGGGGGGGGGGGGDNGDHLPPTATSLLGGARRTGLHLFVLNARSALRLDELGAEVLRIAVPASLALTADPLASLIDTAFIGRIGSVEIAAVGVAIAVFNQVMKVCIYPLVSVTTSFVAEEDAILSKGAAGDDDDDDDGHDAKGHGASAAAVADLEKQQVVGVDSAETNGAEVSTAAVRTTDDKKAAAAGVGVGKCRRRFVPSVTSALIVGAFLGLLQAVFLVAAGKPLLRIMGVKPGSPMMIPALRYLVVRSLGAPAVLLSLAMQGVFRGFKDTKTPLYATVTGDLANIALDPILIFTCRFGVVGAAIAHVISQYLITLIMLCKLVRKVDVIPSSLKSLKFRRFLGCGFLLLARVVAVTFCVTLAASLAARHGATAMAAFQICAQVWLASSLLADGLAVAGQALLASAFAKKDHYKVAVTTARVLQLAVVLGVGLTAFLAAGMWFGAGVFTSDAVVISTIHRGVPFVAGTQTINTLAFVFDGVNFGASDYAFAAYSMVGVAAVTIPCLVLLSSHGGFVGIWIALAIYMSVRAFASTWRMGAARGPWKFLRK